GATCTTTCCGTGGCTGCTGGAAGCTCTGCAGGTACTGACTCCGGTGACTTCACAGGGACATTTTCAGCATCCAAAACAACATCTTTGATGGGTTCCTTTTTGCCTGCAGCACCCTTTTGGCCTTTGCCCTTCTTTGACGTTTTCGCTCCTCTGCCTTTACACCCTTTTCTAGGAGTGGTTACAGTCTCCTCCTGAACAACTGCTGTGCTAACAAAGGTTTCAGATACTTTTGAACTGGGCCCAAGAGTCTGCACATCAGGATTGGATTCCACAACAGAGCCCACGATTTGTTCCTGTGGCAAGTTACAAGATGCGTCCTCTGATGTAATGGAATCTATAGCAGCAGCAAGCTCTGTTTCATTAGATGGATTTACAGGCTTTTCTTCTTCCGAGTCACGCTCTGGTTCTTCAGCTACCGGACGCTGTGCCTTTGTCAGGTTACTTTTAAACTGAAGAGTAGTAGTATCTTCTGTGAGCTTGGCGATATTCTCAACTGCTTGCTCAAGTTCCAACTCTCGAGACAGTGAAGCTACATGTGGCTCAATGGCTTTTGCTGCAGCAGGCAAAGCCTCCTTTTCACCATTAGCGTCATCCACGGCATCATTTTCAAACTTAGCTTCTAGCACCTCATCCTTTGAAGACACGCCAGGCGAGCTATTTTTGGGAGGCTCATCAGTTCCAGGTTCTTCTTCATTAGTCTGAAGCATTGCCTTCACTTCTGTCACATCAAGACGGATTCTAAGGTTTTTAAGTACGGGAGGGTTTTCTTCACTAATGAGTTTGGGACTTTCTGATATTTTCTCCATTTTGTCTCCTTTCTTTCTGATTCCAGATGCTGATACATTTCCTGGACTGACTCCTTTTTGTGTGTGGGGTGAAAATTTGCCTTTACCCACTTTGGGAACCCCCTCACTGCTCGTCTCACTGCCATCCAGCTCCTTAGACTCAGTCGATTTTGACCGCTCGACTTTGCCCGCTGGTACATCCTCTGGCTGGCGTCGATTCTTAGGAGGGCGCCCCCGTTTCGTGGTTGATGGTGCAGCAACAGCCTCTACATCAGAACCTACATCTCTGTCTACTCCACGCTTCCGGATGCCACGAGGCGATTCGGCATCTTTTCCGGGTTGCTGAGCAGTTTCATCTTCAATTGGTGTAGCATAGACAGAGCGCACATTTCTACGTCTTGCCCTACCTGGCTGTGAATTTTGCTCTGTTCCTTGTTCTAGTTCTATGCTGTGCACCGGTGACTTACTTGATGACTTTGAATCAGGTGTCGTTTTGAACGCCTCTCCTCTTGGAGAAGATGAACGTTTGAGCTTTTCTTTGTCGATGCGCTCGCTTTTGCGGGTGCTTTGTTTGTCTGGGGTAGCAGGCAGAGTTGTAGTTACTGGTGTGGTAGGTGAGGTTTTGGCTCTTTTACTTCTTGACTTTGGAGGGGGTGACACAGCTTTTTCAACTGGATCATTATCAGCACATTTCTGATCATCTGGATTATTAGATTCAGCCTCGGGTGCAACAGGTGGCTCAGGTTCTTTTTCCTGTTGCTCAGCAGGGATTTGTGGAAGGGGACTTGGTGATTCAGGAAGCTTCACTGGAGGCTCAGTCTCTGGCTGTGCATTATGAGTTGGTGTTTCGTTGCTTGGAAGCTGTTCTTCAACTACTTTATTGGTGTCAAGAGCACTTTCAGAGTCTTCAGTCTTCAATGCCATCTCCCCCGCTGGGCTCTTCAACTCCTGGCATTCTGAAGAATTGGATTCTGAGGGTTGCTCAAGCAAAGGCTGTAATAGCTGAGCTGCAGGCTGTTCATGCTCTTTATCTTCCTCCTTCATAGAAGAATCAAGCAAATTACAGGTAGAAGTATCAACAGTTTCTGCTTCCACTGTTGGCAAGGCCTCTTTGGCTGCTATAAGAGGGGGTGATATTTGAGGAGCTTGGACAGGACTAGTCTGAGGGACCTGAACAGGACTAACGGACTTGATCTCAGCTTGTTGGATACTAGGTTCAGTAGCATTTTGCTGCTGTGGTACATGCTCTTCCTCTGGTGTTTTGCTTACTCTGGTTGCATCTATGCTTTCTTCTTGCTTGGAATCCAGATGGCTTTGCTCTTTATTCTTCTGTTGCTGCAACCTCGTTAGTTCTAAGAAGCGGCTATGGAAAAGCACAACTGGTTCTGGGTCAGGCTGCCCTTCTGCTGGGCCTTGCTGAGGGTACAGATATCCAACACCATGTTCAGGGTCCTCATGTTTTCGTTCCAGATGCTGAAGACGCCTTGAATCCTGCTCGAAAATAGAACTGTGCAAAAAGCGTGACGCAAACAACTCCCGTCTCTCCTGTTCTTCTGGCTTTGGATCTTCTTTCCTGTCATCAATTTTGTCATCAGACTCGCTTcgaatttttttcttcttcatgtACCACGAGGGAGTCGGTCGCGGGGTTGACTCCACTTTCTCGGTGTCCTTTCTGCTTCTGAAACTGGGGAAATGTGAATCGTAATCGAGGAAAGACCAGTTGTCTTCCCTCGATGAGGACAAAGACTTTGCGCGCTCCAGCAGAGCTTTAGTATCTGGTGTGATCGTCTGATCATCtgcaaaagaacagaatttgtTTCTCTCTAGAGACAGTGCGAGTTTGGACTCCGATAATCTGTCTGGACGATGTCTTTCAGAGAAGGACACTGAAGTTGAAGGTGCAGGAGAGTTGGGCTTATTTTCACGATCCTCTTCAGAGTCGGAACGCACTTCACCAGGTTCCAAATCAGGCCAAAGACCATAGAACTTCCGATTGAGCCGTCTTTTCTCAGCGCTCCTTGAAAAGTCTGGTAACAAGTCTTGCTTTAGCCGACTCTCCCAGCGTCTTTGCTGATCGTCTTGTAGAGATGTACTCATCTTTGACATCTGCGAGGCGTGTATCCGTTTAGCCCCAAGCTCCGGATCTGACGGAGCACTGTCCTCAGGTTTCAACGGTTCTTTTACTTCTCTCACAGTCAGTTGAGCATGAGGGTCAGCATACTCTTCCTCTCTTTGTTGGGGGGCATGCTGAAACCTCGGAGAGTTTGTGTTATTCCACTCAGGGTCTTCACTCTTTTGCCGGACCGTTCGGTAAATCCTCTCTCGCTTAGCACTCATTTCCATCTCAAAGGACTCTTGTTTCTTGGTCTTACTTGGAGGTGAATTATCCGTTACATCCTGCGGAGGCTTGCCGACCTCATGCACCAAGCTACGATGCTCAAGATCTTCTGCATCTACACCTTGAGGAGTTTCTGGCTTTCCCGGTTTATCTGGCGATTGCAGCTGCTGCCGTAGCCGTCGGTTTTGCTCCATCTGTTTGCGGTAACTCTGAGAAAGGTCTATATTCTCTAGATATTCATCCCTTACTTTATTGTCCTTATCTGAGGTTCCATCCGTTGAAAATCTTGGCCCATGGTGAATGCTTGGCCCAGGGTGAGATTTAGAGTCCAAAACGTCCATCTCAGGCACCTCACCCGGCCTTACTGATGGGCCCTGAGACGTAACTCTCAGAGCACCATCCAGCTCTTCCCTTTGACTAAAATGAGAACTGATCCGGGATTTGGAGTGTTCTCTTTTTTGAGCCTCCTTCTCTGCTTTTACCTCAATATCTGTCTCTTTTGCAAATCCTGTGCTTGGAGCAAAGTCAGCAGGTTGGCTAATCCCAGAACCTGGATCATCCTCCAGACGCCCCCGTTTCTGTCGTATCGCTTTTCCGCCGGGATCGCCGAACCGCCTCTTTCTCGCTTCGAGTTTGACAAAATCTGAAAGGGAGTCTTTGCCATCACTACCAGAGTCAGATTTTAATGGCTTCTTTGCCTTTCCTTTGCCTTCCCTGTCTAACGACTCGCTTTTACACTGATCGAGTCGCTCTCCCTTTTCAGACTCAAGGCGAGTTACGTTGTCAGTAGGGGAAGGCTCCTTGTCCCCTTTATGCTTCGGTCTTTCTTGACTCTCCACATCTGAAACCTTAACCTTCCCAGATCCCAAATCCATACTAGCATCTCGATCCGTTTCAGAATGAGGTACACTGGGAGACTGCACTTTCCCTCTCCTTTGCTTTGCCTTCTCTCCCTTCTCTCTGTCACCCTTCTCCTTGCGCCTGGTACGTTTCTTGTTCTCCGCCCCACTTACGCGCTCTGCCTCGGGCTGCTCCATGTCTCTTTCCAGTCCTTCCGATTTGTAATCTACTGGCGATTTTTCAGCCTTCTCAAACTGAGCCGGGGGCGGAGACAGCGAGCTGCAGCTTCCGGATCTTTCGGAGGAGTGCCTGTACACGCGCCGTTCGGCGTCTCGTGACACGCGATCCGACGGTGAGGGTGAAGCAGAGGGAGTTATGGGACGCCGTGGATGAGACGGGCTCCATCGCCCGCGCTCCGCCTCAAAGCGCTCGCGCTCTCGTTCACGTTCCCGCTGGATATAGCTGTATTTCCTAATGTCCTCAAAAGGGTCTCGATAGTCTCTGTATTCCCGCGGGTCCTCGTGATAGCGGGGATCGTAGTGGTCTCCTTGATAATGATCCAACTCTGCATAGCGGTCGCGACTGCGACCGGGGTATTCGCGACGGGGGTCTTCAGCGTAAATGCCAGGAGTCCTTACGTTTTCGTAATACGCCCGCTCTGCTGAAAAGTCATGATAAGGCGTTCTTCGGTCGTCcctgaaaataaaacaagattCAGCCATTATTTAACATACAATATAACCAACCGCTCAGAGTTAAGGCAGAAATTATggtttctatgtttttttttgctcaagGCAGCGCTTACCTCCGATCTGATGGAATATCATAAAAATCACGTATGTCCTGTCCTGACGCCTGCATAGATCGATAGAAAGCCATTTGACTCTCCTGACTGGCAAAATCAAcctaaacagaaaaaacaaaaacattatataattgaATCAACACACAAATATGTATGGATCAGTGATGCCTAAATTTTCTGTCCGGCTTTCTGTATCTCTCCCATGTATGTACTCATTTtactttatgaaaaaaaaaaaaaaggttatgtcatgtggtgcaaccgtCCAGCCATATTCTGATTCATTTTCTGTACTATCTGGAATGATTTCCAAAGTGTATGTATTCCTGTATAAACTATTAACTTATTTAATGGCTGGTATCATGTGGTATGActtcaaaaaacaatgaacattaAGTTATTTCTAcaagtctttatttttattataaatttcattGTGACATTTTGTGGGACGCAAGCTTGTTTTGATTAGGTGGCCAATTTTGTGCTGGCAAATTTTGACTGAATCTGAAAATATCATGCGGTGCGACCACTGCAGAGTGTTTTCCATTATGAATGTATGTCCCAGATTggcagtttttgtgcttttatattgAATTGATGGTTTATATACAAAGTACTTTATTATTTGCCTTTATTATTAACGGCGTATTTgccgttatgattggtcaggcCAGTTAATCAAACGCACGGCGAAGGGTCAGTTGAGCAGCCAAGATTGGGCAAAGTTCAAAAATAACTGGGGCTAAAGAAATGCCTGCAGTTAATGCCATGTGCTGCACTTTTcacatgtctctttaaatagatttttaatgatacaAGGCCTTTACGTCATTTGGAGCGACAACTCATCAAATGGTACGACCAATAATAgaaataactgtattaaataaaaaatacaatatctAATTTCTGTGGTCGAAATATCACTGCTACAGCATGCTTAAGtgaatggtatttttaaaacatttttatgcaatttacaggaaaaataagtctgctaaatatatttatgatggcaactctgaaattataaaacaaaaatatgagaccattatttatgaaaactcaaaataaatccAAATACTTGAtttctaaacactttaattactgagaacatctaaaaatgttaagcataaaaaggaaatgaatttcaccacatgacattttttaaggctatggccaattcatcaagatgaaaaacagtaaaataacttgattttaatatgaatttgtgTACACAGCATTCTTAAAGTTTGAACATTTACAACagatgttattttttgtattttaaaactgGCCTGTCGAAATCCTTATACATCAACGACTCATATACACAGTTTTTATAAAGTCAGTCGCCACATACCTTAATCTTATTCCCTCCTATCTTCCATCCTTTGGTTTCTCTAACAGCTGCTTGGGCGAAATCAGTGTTGTTGTACAGAATAAGAGCCATTCCTTTTAACCTATCAAACACCACCTGTAAAACAGGCCAGTAGTTAGTATAACTCTACGCCACACCAGTACAGTCTATGTAGTGCACGTCAAACATTTCCACAGACTAGGGTTCCCAGAACTCTACCTTGACCACCGGCCCGTATCGACAGAAGTGTCGTGTGAGGTACTGCTCTGTGATGTTAGAGGTCAGGCCGTCTAACCACACACACGCCGTTGGCATACTCTTCCCAAAGCCGAGCTGTAATCCAGTCAGAAATACACATTAGAAACCATGCAGTCTGATTTCACTCCAACAAACAGTGCTGCTGTCATGTACACACAATAGAAACAGTTTTATGAGAGTCACGTTGGCAGGAACACGCAAGTAATAAATACCTTCAGTCTGTTGGTGCCGAGATACTCTCCGTCCATTTTCTTAATGGCTTTACAAACACTCGCAATATCAGAGTACTGAACAAACGCGTACTGGGGAACGCCGTTCACCCTCTTGATATCAATATCCTGAATCAATGAAGACAAACACATGCTTTAGAAAACACAGACACCAATACATTTTCACTCATTGGTGTTAGAATTCCtttttttggccaaaaaaaaGTCACGTAACCACAGAAGATGACAGATCAACATGATTTCAGACAGATGAAAACAAATGACTTCAAACGTTCCTGACACACATTATGAGAACACAACGCTTAAACAGATTTGTATGCAAGCACATCTAAAAGTGATTGCAATCAAAACCAATGTAACCCTCATAATGCATTCACAATTTTCACATCcgcaaattattttacaaaacagtcaaaactcaaaaaaaaaaaaaaaaaaattaaatctaatcAGTAACTTCATTTAAATGAGTTATGAGGGTTAAAACTCACATTTTCAGTTCAGAAATTTCTTCTCCAAGCCTTCATTTTAGTTCATAACCACTTCAAATGCTCATATTCCTCTATTAGcacaaattataaacaaaaacttaccaCTATCTCTCCGAAGCGCTGGAAGACGTCGAGTAGCTGCTGATAGTTGGTGGTCTTCTCCAGGTTTCCGATGAACAGCGTGCGAGTGGCCTTCGGGTGAAACTCGTCGATGCGTCCGTCCAGGGGACGAAACTCGTTCTCGCTCTCCGTCTCTGTTGGAGGCAAAAGCGTCAGGATTTAGCATCGACGTGCAGCTAATGCTACAACGGGCTGATCTTCAGCTGACACTCACCGGGGCCGTTCCAGGCCGTGACCTCGATCAGCATCCCGAAGAAGAGCTTTCCCTTGGACACGCTGAGGGCCTTCTCCTGGTCCTCCTGCTGTCTGAAGAACACCAGGCCGTAGCGCTCTTCCGACGCGCCGTGGATCTGCACCGACGTCACTTTACCGTACTTCTTAAACTCGTGAAAGAGCCCGTCTTTCAAACTCGTATCTGAGGAGAGTAAAGCACAGACACTTCAGCGTTCAGACTCTCTCACAGACGTCcgctttaaatgattaaaacgtTACATTACGATCACGAAAGGGAGTTAAACTTGTGGGAAATCTAATCAAATCTTATGTTTGAAGATCAAACATAAACAGAGAGTTGTCCTTGGTCTTTTTATGAGCAAAATTTAAGGGTTTGTTCATAGTTTGCTCATGTGTTGCTGGTGATCTAAGATCATGAGAAGCACGTTTACGGTTTAATATCTGAAGGCTTATGACAGCTAGACTCATAGAAATTGGTGGAAACGTAGACAAACGCGTTCCCTTCATATCCAAATGATTCAGAATCTCCTCGGGAACAGATATTTGGAAAAACGTGAAAGTTTAGACACGTAGGTTGTGAAGGTTTAGTTCAGCCCAAAAGGAAaactgtgtcatcatttactcagcctcgTGTCACTCCAAACTCGTGAGAAAGTTCATGAAATTCTCATGAAGCTCAAATTTGAGATATTCTTCCATCCCTCCAGTCTGTTCGCTCAAAACTCTGACGCTTCAGAacatttgtaaagaaaacaacacaataaatctAAACGGAGCAGTTTAATCCAAGTCTTTAGAAGCGACACATTCTCTTCATGTGATAAACAGACTTAATTCAGGCTTTTctttacatataaacattgatCGATTAACAAACAGAAGCTCAAGTGAATCTGCTTGATGCACATGAACTTCAATGGTTTTTGCGcgttaaaaattaaatctgtacaCATGAAACCATGGTGTCTCTTCAAAAGCAATGGATTAAACCACTCCATTTATatggatttgtttttcttttatctcTTTACAAAGTTTAGGCGACTTTCAGTGGAAggacagaaatctctcagatttgATTGAAAACACCTTCACTGAAGGCCACCAAACAACCTACATGTCTAAAAATTCAAGTTTTTCCAAATATCTGTTCCCGAGGAGACTCTGAATCATCTATTCTCGAAGGGAACAAGCTTATCTATGTTTCCACCAATTTCTATGAGCCTAGCAAACACAATTCTTCACACATCAAACCGTAAACGTGCTTCCCATCGCCAACAACAACTGAGCAAACTATGACTTCGTCACAGACTGAGCTTCTATTAAATGAGATGGAAAACACGGCTGACACGAGCAGTAAGCGCTCACCTGTGGATCGCGTCGGGAGGTTCTGGACTCTGATCCCGAAGCTCCTCCGCGGCTCGTCGGAGTCCAGCGCGAGCGCAGGAGGCGCCGGAGGAGCGTGCGTGGCCGTCGACTGCACTGAGCGTGCTCGCGATCCTTCACTGGAGCTGCTGTTTGAATCACTGCTGCCAAAAAACAAGAGAACAACCCAATTCAGACAAAACACTGCACTAGATACGCCATCAACCAAAAACACCCACAAACAGTGCACAACACAATTACACCAATAAAAGCAACCCAATGTTATTTAGAGAGAACgccattatatgtgaccctggagcacaaaacctgAAGT
Above is a genomic segment from Labeo rohita strain BAU-BD-2019 unplaced genomic scaffold, IGBB_LRoh.1.0 scaffold_106, whole genome shotgun sequence containing:
- the si:ch1073-335m2.2 gene encoding LOW QUALITY PROTEIN: msx2-interacting protein (The sequence of the model RefSeq protein was modified relative to this genomic sequence to represent the inferred CDS: deleted 1 base in 1 codon) translates to MVRETRHLWVGNLPEHVREEKIVEHFKRYGRVESVKVLRKRGSEGGVAAFVDFVDIKSAQKAHNAVNKMGDRDLRTDYNEPGSVPSAVRGLEDGTPSSSHGREVAGFSRSAVGPVYGPPVSLHTREGRYERRLDGSGSDSRERAYDHSPYGHHERSGTFDRPRHYNADYYRDRTMFASGVSSSPAASAISGGFDAPESHFESRIRDPFTISSSARRDPYRDDRGRRADRTYHHRRSRSSHSSQSRHPSPQRSAGQTPKAAHSPKRAPVSPGRGPRSRSRSPSSSSDSVSSTSSTGSGSSDSNSSSSEGSRARSVQSTATHAPPAPPALALDSDEPRRSFGIRVQNLPTRSTDTSLKDGLFHEFKKYGKVTSVQIHGASEERYGLVFFRQQEDQEKALSVSKGKLFFGMLIEVTAWNGPETESENEFRPLDGRIDEFHPKATRTLFIGNLEKTTNYQQLLDVFQRFGEIVDIDIKRVNGVPQYAFVQYSDIASVCKAIKKMDGEYLGTNRLKLGFGKSMPTACVWLDGLTSNITEQYLTRHFCRYGPVVKVVFDRLKGMALILYNNTDFAQAAVRETKGWKIGGNKIKVDFASQESQMAFYRSMQASGQDIRDFYDIPSDRRDDRRTPYHDFSAERAYYENVRTPGIYAEDPRREYPGRSRDRYAELDHYQGDHYDPRYHEDPREYRDYRDPFEDIRKYSYIQRERERERERFEAERGRWSPSHPRRPITPSASPSPSDRVSRDAERRVYRHSSERSGSCSSLSPPPAQFEKAEKSPVDYKSEGLERDMEQPEAERVSGAENKKRTRRKEKGDREKGEKAKQRRGKVQSPSVPHSETDRDASMDLGSGKVKVSDVESQERPKHKGDKEPSPTDNVTRLESEKGERLDQCKSESLDREGKGKAKKPLKSDSGSDGKDSLSDFVKLEARKRRFGDPGGKAIRQKRGRLEDDPGSGISQPADFAPSTGFAKETDIEVKAEKEAQKREHSKSRISSHFSQREELDGALRVTSQGPSVRPGEVPEMDVLDSKSHPGPSIHHGPRFSTDGTSDKDNKVRDEYLENIDLSQSYRKQMEQNRRLRQQLQSPDKPGKPETPQGVDAEDLEHRSLVHEVGKPPQDVTDNSPPSKTKKQESFEMEMSAKRERIYRTVRQKSEDPEWNNTNSPRFQHAPQQREEEYADPHAQLTVREVKEPLKPEDSAPSDPELGAKRIHASQMSKMSTSLQDDQQRRWESRLKQDLLPDFSRSAEKRRLNRKFYGLWPDLEPGEVRSDSEEDRENKPNSPAPSTSVSFSERHRPDRLSESKLALSLERNKFCSFADDQTITPDTKALLERAKSLSSSREDNWSFLDYDSHFPSFRSRKDTEKVESTPRPTPSWYMKKKKIRSESDDKIDDRKEDPKPEEQERRELFASRFLHSSIFEQDSRRLQHLERKHEDPEHGVGYLYPQQGPAEGQPDPEPVVLFHSRFLELTRLQQQKNKEQSHLDSKQEESIDATRVSKTPEEEHVPQQQNATEPSIQQAEIKSVSPVQVPQTSPVQAPQISPPLIAAKEALPTVEAETVDTSTCNLLDSSMKEEDKEHEQPAAQLLQPLLEQPSESNSSECQELKSPAGEMALKTEDSESALDTNKVVEEQLPSNETPTHNAQPETEPPVKLPESPSPLPQIPAEQQEKEPEPPVAPEAESNNPDDQKCADNDPVEKAVSPPPKSRSKRAKTSPTTPVTTTLPATPDKQSTRKSERIDKEKLKRSSSPRGEAFKTTPDSKSSSKSPVHSIELEQGTEQNSQPGRARRRNVRSVYATPIEDETAQQPGKDAESPRGIRKRGVDRDVGSDVEAVAAPSTTKRGRPPKNRRQPEDVPAGKVERSKSTESKELDGSETSSEGVPKVGKGKFSPHTQKGVSPGNVSASGIRKKGDKMEKISESPKLISEENPPVLKNLRIRLDVTEVKAMLQTNEEEPGTDEPPKNSSPGVSSKDEVLEAKFENDAVDDANGEKEALPAAAKAIEPHVASLSRELELEQAVENIAKLTEDTTTLQFKSNLTKAQRPVAEEPERDSEEEKPVNPSNETELAAAIDSITSEDASCNLPQEQIVGSVVESNPDVQTLGPSSKVSETFVSTAVVQEETVTTPRKGCKGRGAKTSKKGKGQKGAAGKKEPIKDVVLDAENVPVKSPESVPAELPAATERSPTSTAVVITSSSKQGVSSAAPNADIPNEPKSPIKTEMDIPKSSPAISGSPTSSKYQPYSYKNTSPSLSPTCLKNLPSYPSRHSVSPTERFNQPKEAGVLSPPLTSVPPIESPALPSDTTAHDANSGDLRKILTKPRTVLEIGTASGNMHAHPLRESDVTPDVVTSKSAPQDNRQPPVSAQPVVRQPASIPSPETKQIFSEKSVISVIASTPTSVISRVCNPPDSEDKPNAQIGNPFLDKQPPKQIYQPSLEESSTYHGPAVGEEGGNAGRYIVESTSLSSGSSTGLRVQTSEGVVVLSHSGQKMEGPLRISAKISQIPPASAVDIESQQLVSMPQIKQELYSASQPPSSKCPLPSDHGHSIKPQPNISTIKQESALDKLESAYAPVQSGVVKILQQTPGPSQVMSYHPTEYPMVMKHPKKGDGPESLNVEKPAWVPTISPAISPHLPSAAGNHVGFIAGTPSDRTPSLIQPKQEPRSPRKSGHPLSPFAKVSSPIGSSSPKGVSMVLPPGLPPLSQYVSTVHHPEQSVIMPPHNAHGSIGRMSPHRVGTHAIGHLTQGEVRVNTPPLSMMNYGIHSDSLSSSWAPGQQGPTSPQAVGNREMVLKVNPANARQPAAQLKADSIPAEYRGALHSGLPIERFNITQRDMRVLMHHQQSDRPAAELHPENLPPSSTPTSIAASLSPRPHLLAKGVSEKDSSKASELKRAQTPPGKEGMMAIRNAMPPMASPQRVQLMQAGTGGSFPEYSTMYTNLRPAHAQFAESSPLGINQSGHSIPPSQGVQEPESSQAQAESKVELVGHQPVNMVQLLTKYPIVWQGLLALKNDTAAVQLHFLCGNKALGLRSLPLPESGGILRIVQRMRLEAQQLEGVARRMTGESDFCLLLAMPCGLDQEDVLNQTQALKSAFINYLQAKLAAGIINVPNPGSNQPAYVLQIFPPCEFSESHLSRLAPDLLSQISSISPHLMIVITSV